One region of Dryobates pubescens isolate bDryPub1 chromosome 20, bDryPub1.pri, whole genome shotgun sequence genomic DNA includes:
- the CLIC4 gene encoding chloride intracellular channel protein 4, whose amino-acid sequence MALSVPVNGLKEGDKEPVIELFVKAGSDGESIGNCPFSQRLFMILWLKGVVFSVTTVDLKRKPADLQNLAPGTHPPFITYNGEVRTDVNKIEEFLEDVLAPPKYLKLSPKHPESNTAGMDIFAKFSAFIKNSRPEANEALERGLLKTLQKLDEYLNSPLPDEIDENSLEDIACSGRKFLDGNEMTLADCNLLPKLHIVKVVAKKYRNFEIPKEMRGVWRYLTNAYSRDEFTNTCPGDKEIEIAYSDVAKRLSK is encoded by the exons gctggcagtgatGGGGAGAGCATAGGCAACTGCCCCTTCTCTCAGAGGCTCTTCATGATCCTGTGGCTGAAGGGAGTGGTGTTCAGTGTCACAACAGTCGACCTGAAGAG GAAGCCAGCAGACCTGCAGAACCTGGCCCCAGGCACTCACCCTCCCTTCATCACCTACAACGGGGAGGTGAGGACAGACGTCAACAAGATCGAGGAGTTCCTGGAGGATGTGCTGGCCCCTCCCAA GTACCTGAAGCTTTCCCCAAAGCACCCTGAGTCCAACACAGCTGGCATGGATATCTTTGCCAAGTTCTCTGCTTTCATCAAGAACTCAAGACCAGAAGCTAATGAAG ccctggagcGTGGCCTGCTGAAGACCCTGCAGAAGCTGGATGAGTACCTGAACAGCCCCCTGCCCGACGAGATCGACGAGAACAGCCTGGAGGACATCGCCTGCTCCGGCCGCAAGTTCCTGGACGGCAACGAGATGACCTTGGCCGACTGCAACCTGCTGCCCAAGCTGCACATTGTCAAG GTGGTGGCCAAGAAGTATCGCAACTTCGAGATCCCCAAGGAGatgagaggggtctggaggtaCCTCACCAATGCCTACAGCAGGGATGAGTTCACCAACACCTGCCCTGGAGACAAGGAAATTGAGATAGCCTACAGTGATGTAGCCAAGAGACTCAGCAAgtaa